From a single Lolium rigidum isolate FL_2022 chromosome 7, APGP_CSIRO_Lrig_0.1, whole genome shotgun sequence genomic region:
- the LOC124671184 gene encoding bisdemethoxycurcumin synthase-like has protein sequence MAKLANSNGALSDSQRSMQQHAEGPAAMLAIGTANPTGAVVPQDEFADSFFRATKSDHLTELKEKLKRICKNTCIEKRHFHLKEESVDAHPKFLDRELPSLNARIDMVATAIPKLAHSAATKAIDEWGHPATDITHLVFVTFSAVQAPSADLQLASLLGLRPTVCRTILSLHGCSGGGAALNLAKQLAENNHGARVLVACSEITLISFRAPDRNSLVCQSLFTDGAGAVIVGAGPFREGERALFEMVSSTQTAIPSTEHVLNMQVSEAGVEFHVGIEVPMLIGQNIQQCLQDTFSRAPVCSWNDLFWAVHPGGRAILDNIDTVLKLEPGKLAASRHVLREYGNMSGATIIFVLDELRCRKNEEDPLPEWGAMLAFGPGITIEAMVLRAPSHNRK, from the exons ATGGCAAAATTAGCAAACAGCAACGGTGCGCTGAGCGACAGCCAGCGAAGCATGCAGCAGCACGCGGAAGGCCCTGCGGCAATGCTCGCGATCGGCACGGCGAATCCGACGGGCGCCGTAGTACCCCAGGATGAGTTCGCCGACAGCTTCTTCCGCGCGACCAAGAGCGACCACCTTACTGAACTCAAGGAGAAGCTAAAGAGAATTT GCAAGAATACCTGCATTGAGAAACGGCACTTCCACCTAAAGGAGGAATCAGTTGATGCCCACCCGAAGTTCCTCGATAGAGAGCTGCCATCCCTCAACGCCCGCATCGACATGGTTGCCACCGCTATCCCAAAGCTCGCGCACTCTGCCGCAACCAAGGCCATCGATGAGTGGGGCCATCCAGCCACCGACATCACCCACCTCGTCTTCGTCACCTTCTCTGCCGTCCAAGCACCTAGCGCCGACCTCCAGCTGGCCTCGCTCCTTGGCCTCCGCCCCACGGTCTGCCGCACCATACTCAGCCTACATGGCTgcagcggtggcggcgcggcgctaAACCTAGCCAAGCAGCTCGCTGAGAACAACCACGGCGCGCGCGTCCTCGTGGCTTGCTCTGAGATAACGCTGATCAGTTTCCGCGCCCCTGACAGGAACAGCCTCGTTTGCCAATCCTTATTCactgacggcgccggtgctgttaTCGTCGGAGCCGGGCCTTTCCGTGAAGGCGAACGCGCTCTATTCGAGATGGTCTCTTCCACCCAGACTGCGATACCAAGCACCGAGCACGTGCTCAATATGCAGGTCTCAGAAGCGGGCGTAGAATTCCACGTCGGCATCGAGGTGCCGATGCTAATAGGACAGAACATCCAGCAATGCCTCCAAGACACGTTCAGTAGGGCTCCAGTGTGCTCTTGGAACGACCTCTTCTGGGCGGTGCACCCAGGTGGCCGTGCTATCTTGGATAACATAGACACGGTGCTCAAGCTGGAGCCAGGGAAGTTGGCAGCCAGCCGACATGTGCTTCGCGAGTACGGCAACATGAGCGGCGCAACGATAATATTCGTGCTTGATGAGTTGCGCTGCCGTAAGAATGAGGAGGATCCACTGCCAGAGTGGGGCGCGATGCTCGCCTTCGGACCAGGAATCACAATCGAGGCCATGGTGCTGCGTGCACCCTCTCACAACAGAAAATAA